A stretch of the Deinococcus sp. YIM 134068 genome encodes the following:
- the purL gene encoding phosphoribosylformylglycinamidine synthase subunit PurL, whose translation MTQTQSLRDRAPTFGLTAEEYDLLVSGIGREPNALEAAIVGAMWSEHCGYKNSRPLFSAFPTTGPQVLQGPGENAGVVDIGEGWGVAFKMESHNHPSAVEPVQGAATGVGGILRDIFAMGARPFAVLDSLRFGNPDSPRTRFLVNGVVEGISHYGNAIGVPTVGGEVTFHPSYQENPLVNVMALGLLRHEDLAKGTMGAVGNQIVYVGSRTGRDGLGGAVFASAALSDASQADRPAVQVGDPFMEKLLLEATLEAIQAGVVAGVQDMGAAGLVSSTCEMAYRAGLGITMNLDLVPTRETGMVPMELCLSESQERMILVPVPGREQELLDLLAKWELDVVTIGEVEAHDRYRLTWRGETVCDLPVALLNEAPKYTREGVESEEIRTRRERDLSGVPVPGDLGAVLVDLLSHPTIASKRPIFERYDHQVMTNTVVAPGAADAAVLRVKGSGLGVAATSDCNPRFVYLDPYVGAAAAVAEAARNLACVGATPLAITDNLNFGNPHRADVYFQLQRAVQGIADACRALNTPVTGGNVSLYNQYAEEGRTVAIHPTPTIGMVGVLPDVTRRATLALKEGPYSLYLLGHHAETIGASQYLETMHGLEAGEVPPLDLDLEARVIAGTLALIRAGLTDTAHDCSEGGLAVALAEMAIAGGRGLKATLAAPDGIRPDALLFGEAHSRVVVAVQVGREEEAQALLDELAVPWTLLGESLPTQGGESVTISVPGANVHLSVNLGTLTTAYTTPLRGILG comes from the coding sequence GGAGGCGGCCATCGTCGGCGCGATGTGGTCGGAGCACTGCGGATACAAGAACTCGCGGCCCCTCTTTTCCGCCTTCCCCACCACGGGGCCGCAGGTCCTCCAGGGTCCCGGCGAGAACGCGGGCGTGGTGGACATCGGGGAGGGGTGGGGCGTGGCCTTCAAGATGGAGAGTCATAACCACCCGTCCGCCGTGGAACCCGTCCAGGGAGCGGCAACCGGCGTGGGCGGCATCCTGCGCGACATCTTCGCTATGGGCGCGCGGCCCTTCGCGGTGCTGGACTCCCTGCGCTTCGGCAACCCCGACTCGCCTCGCACGCGCTTTCTGGTGAACGGCGTCGTCGAGGGCATCTCCCACTACGGCAACGCGATAGGTGTGCCCACGGTGGGCGGTGAAGTGACATTCCACCCGTCCTATCAGGAGAACCCGCTCGTCAACGTCATGGCCCTGGGCCTGCTGCGCCACGAGGATTTGGCGAAGGGGACGATGGGCGCGGTGGGCAACCAGATCGTGTACGTCGGCTCCAGGACCGGGCGCGACGGGCTGGGCGGCGCGGTGTTCGCCTCCGCCGCCCTCAGCGACGCCTCGCAGGCCGACCGCCCCGCCGTGCAGGTGGGCGACCCCTTCATGGAGAAGCTGCTGCTGGAGGCGACCCTGGAGGCGATTCAGGCCGGAGTGGTCGCGGGCGTGCAGGACATGGGCGCGGCGGGCCTCGTCTCCTCGACCTGCGAGATGGCCTACCGGGCGGGGCTGGGGATCACCATGAACCTCGACCTCGTGCCCACGCGCGAGACGGGGATGGTGCCGATGGAGCTGTGCCTCAGCGAGTCGCAGGAGCGCATGATCCTGGTGCCCGTGCCGGGGCGCGAGCAGGAGTTGCTGGACCTCCTGGCGAAGTGGGAACTCGACGTGGTGACGATTGGCGAGGTCGAGGCGCACGACCGCTACCGCCTGACGTGGCGCGGCGAGACCGTGTGTGATCTGCCCGTCGCTCTGCTCAATGAAGCGCCCAAGTACACGCGGGAGGGCGTGGAGTCCGAGGAGATCAGGACCAGGCGCGAGCGCGACCTGAGCGGCGTGCCCGTGCCCGGTGATCTGGGTGCTGTGCTGGTGGACTTGCTCAGCCACCCCACAATTGCCAGCAAGCGCCCCATCTTCGAGCGGTACGACCATCAGGTGATGACGAATACAGTGGTCGCCCCCGGTGCCGCCGACGCCGCCGTGCTGCGGGTGAAGGGGTCGGGGTTGGGGGTGGCCGCCACCTCCGACTGCAACCCGCGCTTCGTGTATCTCGATCCCTACGTGGGAGCCGCCGCCGCCGTCGCCGAGGCCGCGCGCAATCTCGCCTGCGTGGGGGCGACGCCGCTGGCGATCACGGACAACCTCAACTTCGGGAATCCACACAGGGCGGACGTGTACTTCCAGCTTCAGCGGGCCGTGCAGGGCATCGCGGACGCCTGCCGGGCACTCAACACACCTGTGACCGGGGGCAACGTCAGCCTCTACAACCAGTATGCCGAGGAGGGCCGCACCGTCGCCATCCACCCCACACCGACGATTGGCATGGTGGGCGTGCTGCCCGACGTGACGAGGCGGGCCACCCTCGCGCTGAAGGAGGGGCCGTACAGCCTCTACCTGCTGGGCCACCACGCGGAGACCATCGGTGCCTCGCAGTACCTGGAGACGATGCACGGGCTGGAGGCGGGGGAGGTGCCGCCCCTCGATCTGGACCTCGAAGCGCGCGTGATCGCCGGAACGCTCGCCCTGATCCGCGCGGGCCTGACAGACACGGCACACGACTGCTCGGAGGGCGGGCTGGCTGTCGCCCTCGCCGAGATGGCGATTGCGGGCGGTCGCGGCCTTAAGGCGACGCTCGCCGCCCCCGATGGGATTCGCCCCGACGCCCTCCTCTTCGGCGAGGCACACAGCCGCGTGGTGGTGGCCGTTCAGGTTGGACGGGAGGAAGAAGCGCAGGCGCTGCTGGACGAATTGGCCGTGCCCTGGACCCTGCTGGGCGAGAGCCTGCCTACCCAGGGGGGGGAGAGCGTCACCATCTCCGTTCCGGGCGCGAACGTACACTTGAGCGTGAATCTTGGGACGCTGACCACCGCCTACACGACGCCGCTTCGGGGGATTCTGGGGTGA
- a CDS encoding endonuclease domain-containing protein → MVGSFGAGEVVTRPLTPGPSPTGGEGSMWVSSGVATRKVRRETQKARDLRGRQTPEEQMLWRALRNRFLTLKFRRQQPIGPYIADFVCYEAHLVIELDGSQHAEEAARAYDAVRTEFLEAGGFKVLRFWNNEVRFNLEGVLEVIQTHLP, encoded by the coding sequence ATGGTGGGGTCCTTTGGGGCGGGGGAGGTGGTCACACGCCCCCTCACCCCCGGCCCCTCTCCCACGGGGGGAGAGGGGAGTATGTGGGTAAGTTCTGGTGTGGCGACTCGCAAGGTGAGACGGGAGACGCAGAAGGCAAGAGACTTGAGAGGTAGGCAGACGCCCGAAGAACAGATGCTCTGGCGGGCCTTGCGAAACCGCTTCCTGACCCTCAAGTTCCGCCGCCAGCAGCCCATCGGGCCGTACATAGCGGATTTTGTCTGCTACGAGGCACATCTCGTCATTGAACTGGACGGCTCTCAACATGCCGAGGAGGCGGCCCGCGCTTATGACGCCGTTCGCACGGAGTTCCTTGAGGCTGGAGGCTTTAAAGTCCTGCGTTTCTGGAACAACGAGGTGAGGTTCAACCTCGAAGGCGTCCTTGAGGTGATCCAGACTCACCTGCCCTGA
- the purF gene encoding amidophosphoribosyltransferase, with product MLFDPATDKPQDECGVFGLYSPEPNDLAWLTYLGLFALQHRGQEAAGMCVSDGEKFHVDKDLGLVTQVFDERRLDGLRLANARVSIGHVRYSTTGSNLRFNAQPLTTRTNKGILGLAHNGNFVNAREVRNAMLMEGALFQTTNDSEVMLNLIARESHMDLVEATASAMRKLKGGYACVLMSRTQLLGFRDPHGVRPLVIGQREDGAWVLASEPCALYAVGARLVRDVQPGELVWMDRDGLHSLMVEPKRPTPCAFEWIYFARSDGELDGVDTHASRIRMGERLARERPVEADIVVPVPDSGIGAAIGYARESGIPFDYGLYKNPYAGRTFIAPTQEARELKVKMKLSPTSAVRGKRVVLVDDSIVRGTTSRQIVNLLREAGAREVHFRVSSPPIKHPCFYGIDTAARKELVASTHTQEQIRELIGADTLAFISERGLREAISGPGLCLACFNGEYPAGTPLLNDVDKLALEV from the coding sequence ATGCTCTTTGACCCCGCCACCGACAAGCCGCAGGACGAGTGCGGCGTTTTCGGGCTGTACTCGCCCGAGCCGAACGACCTCGCCTGGCTGACCTATCTCGGCCTCTTCGCCCTGCAACACCGGGGGCAGGAGGCGGCGGGCATGTGCGTCTCGGACGGCGAGAAGTTCCACGTGGACAAGGACCTGGGCCTGGTGACGCAGGTGTTCGACGAGCGGCGGCTCGACGGGCTGCGGCTCGCCAACGCCCGCGTGAGCATCGGGCACGTGCGCTACTCGACGACGGGGAGCAACCTGCGCTTCAACGCCCAGCCGCTCACCACCCGCACGAACAAGGGCATTCTGGGCCTCGCGCACAACGGCAACTTCGTGAACGCCCGCGAGGTTCGGAACGCGATGCTGATGGAGGGTGCCCTCTTCCAGACGACGAACGACTCGGAGGTCATGCTCAACCTGATCGCCCGCGAGAGCCACATGGACCTCGTGGAGGCGACCGCCAGCGCCATGCGGAAACTCAAGGGCGGGTACGCCTGCGTCTTGATGAGCCGCACGCAGCTCCTCGGCTTCCGCGACCCGCACGGCGTCCGGCCCCTCGTGATCGGGCAGCGGGAGGACGGCGCGTGGGTCCTCGCCTCCGAACCCTGCGCCCTGTACGCGGTGGGCGCGCGGCTGGTGCGGGACGTGCAGCCGGGCGAACTGGTGTGGATGGACCGGGACGGCCTGCATTCGCTGATGGTGGAGCCGAAGAGGCCCACGCCCTGCGCCTTCGAGTGGATTTACTTCGCGCGCAGCGATGGCGAACTCGACGGGGTGGACACCCACGCGAGCCGCATCCGCATGGGCGAGAGGCTGGCCCGCGAGCGCCCGGTGGAGGCCGACATCGTGGTGCCCGTGCCCGACTCCGGCATCGGGGCGGCCATCGGGTACGCGCGGGAGAGCGGCATTCCCTTCGACTACGGCCTGTACAAGAACCCCTACGCGGGCCGCACCTTCATCGCCCCCACCCAGGAGGCGCGCGAGCTGAAGGTCAAGATGAAGCTCTCGCCCACCAGCGCCGTGCGGGGTAAGCGGGTCGTACTCGTGGACGACTCCATCGTGCGCGGCACCACCAGCCGCCAGATCGTGAACCTGCTGCGGGAGGCGGGGGCGCGGGAGGTCCACTTCCGGGTGAGCAGCCCGCCCATCAAGCACCCGTGCTTCTACGGCATCGACACTGCCGCCCGCAAGGAACTCGTCGCCAGCACCCACACCCAGGAGCAGATTCGGGAGCTGATCGGCGCGGATACCCTCGCCTTCATCAGCGAGCGCGGGCTGAGGGAAGCCATCAGCGGCCCCGGTCTGTGCCTCGCGTGCTTCAACGGCGAGTACCCGGCGGGAACGCCCCTGCTGAACGATGTGGACAAGCTGGCGCTGGAAGTGTAG
- a CDS encoding BrnT family toxin, with translation MEFDWDFANLEHIALHKVEPEEAEEAVTDPAAIPGEQVHRGPRGQRRFGVIGATEAGRVLFVVLERRGEKFRVVTAYTAEAVERAAYYAQEE, from the coding sequence ATGGAATTCGATTGGGACTTTGCCAATTTGGAGCACATCGCCCTTCACAAGGTGGAACCGGAGGAGGCAGAGGAAGCTGTGACCGACCCAGCAGCTATCCCTGGCGAACAGGTTCACCGAGGACCGAGAGGACAGCGCCGCTTTGGCGTGATCGGGGCTACCGAAGCCGGACGGGTTCTCTTCGTGGTGTTAGAGAGACGGGGCGAGAAATTCCGCGTCGTGACCGCTTACACAGCCGAAGCCGTAGAACGCGCCGCTTACTACGCGCAGGAGGAATGA
- a CDS encoding CopG family ribbon-helix-helix protein: MRVSISLDEQTFAEAEALARKLGLSRSELWRAALREYLERHRGEDVTAALNRVYGENAGTDEDLRRETARRVFKANEW; the protein is encoded by the coding sequence GTGCGCGTCTCCATCTCCCTGGACGAGCAGACCTTCGCCGAGGCCGAGGCGTTGGCCCGGAAGCTGGGCCTCAGCCGCAGTGAGCTTTGGCGGGCTGCCCTGCGGGAGTATCTGGAGCGGCACCGTGGGGAGGACGTGACGGCGGCGCTCAATCGCGTGTACGGCGAGAATGCAGGGACAGACGAAGACCTGCGGCGTGAGACAGCGCGGCGAGTGTTCAAGGCGAACGAGTGGTGA
- a CDS encoding YwbE family protein codes for MTPSRSQIRPGVTVDIVQKQDQLTGRLTRGVVAQLLTRSATHPHGIKVRLTSGQVGRVQAVVGAES; via the coding sequence ATGACCCCTTCCCGCTCCCAGATTCGCCCCGGCGTGACCGTGGACATCGTGCAGAAGCAAGATCAGCTCACGGGCAGGCTCACGCGCGGCGTGGTGGCGCAGCTTCTGACCCGCTCAGCCACCCATCCGCACGGCATCAAGGTCCGCCTCACGAGCGGGCAGGTGGGTCGCGTGCAGGCGGTGGTCGGGGCCGAGAGTTAG
- the fumC gene encoding class II fumarate hydratase gives MTTSTTTRTESDTMGTLEVAADRLWGAQTERSIHNFPIGRDTFVWGRPVIRSLGILKKGAAQANAELGELPQEVADLIVRAADEVIAGQLDDHFPLVVFQTGSGTQSNMNANEVISNRAIQLAGGEMGSKKPVHPNDHVNRGQSSNDTFPTAMHIAVVLELNERLYGSVGKLRDTLAAKAEQYRDLVKVGRTHLQDATPITLGQEIGGWVAQLDYALAEVKHAETGLYDLAIGGTAVGTGLNAHPQFGDLAARKYEAETGFPFRSAENKFAALSAHDALVQTSAALRTLSGALMKMANDVRWLASGPRNGIGEIVIPENEPGSSIMPGKVNPTQSEALTMVATRVFGNDATVAFAGSQGNFQLNVFKPVMVHAVLESIRLISDASLAFNDNCAVGIEPNFEKIEHNLSINLMQVTALNKHIGYDKAAAIAKKAHKEGSSLKDAALSLGYVTPEEFDAWVVPLEMTRS, from the coding sequence ATGACCACCAGCACGACGACGCGCACCGAGTCCGACACGATGGGCACGCTTGAAGTCGCCGCCGACCGCCTCTGGGGCGCACAGACCGAACGCTCCATCCACAACTTCCCGATTGGCCGTGACACCTTCGTGTGGGGTCGTCCGGTCATCCGCTCGCTCGGCATCCTGAAAAAAGGTGCGGCGCAGGCGAACGCGGAGTTAGGCGAGCTGCCGCAGGAGGTGGCCGACCTCATCGTGCGGGCCGCCGACGAGGTGATCGCCGGGCAACTCGACGACCACTTCCCCCTCGTCGTCTTCCAGACGGGTTCGGGCACCCAGAGCAACATGAACGCGAACGAGGTCATCTCCAACCGCGCCATTCAGCTCGCGGGCGGCGAGATGGGCAGCAAGAAGCCCGTCCACCCCAACGACCACGTGAACCGGGGCCAGAGCAGCAACGACACCTTCCCGACCGCCATGCACATCGCCGTCGTGCTGGAGCTGAACGAACGGCTGTACGGCAGCGTCGGCAAGTTGCGCGATACGCTGGCGGCGAAGGCCGAGCAGTACCGAGACCTCGTGAAGGTGGGGCGCACCCACCTGCAAGACGCCACGCCCATCACCCTCGGGCAGGAGATCGGCGGCTGGGTGGCGCAACTCGACTACGCGCTCGCGGAGGTGAAGCACGCCGAGACGGGCCTGTATGATCTCGCTATCGGGGGAACGGCGGTAGGCACGGGTCTGAACGCGCACCCGCAGTTCGGCGACCTCGCCGCGCGGAAGTACGAGGCCGAGACCGGCTTCCCCTTCCGGTCCGCCGAGAACAAGTTCGCCGCCCTCTCGGCCCACGACGCCCTCGTCCAGACCTCGGCGGCGCTGCGGACGCTCTCGGGCGCGCTGATGAAGATGGCGAACGACGTGCGCTGGCTCGCCTCCGGCCCGCGCAACGGCATCGGGGAAATCGTGATTCCCGAGAACGAACCCGGCTCCTCCATCATGCCCGGCAAGGTGAACCCCACCCAATCCGAGGCGCTGACGATGGTCGCCACCCGCGTCTTCGGCAACGACGCGACCGTGGCCTTTGCGGGGTCGCAGGGCAACTTTCAGCTCAACGTCTTCAAGCCCGTGATGGTCCACGCCGTGCTGGAGAGCATCCGCCTCATCTCGGACGCCTCCCTCGCCTTCAACGACAACTGCGCGGTAGGCATCGAGCCGAACTTCGAGAAGATCGAGCACAACCTCTCGATCAACCTCATGCAGGTCACGGCCCTGAACAAGCACATCGGCTATGACAAGGCCGCCGCCATCGCCAAAAAGGCCCACAAGGAGGGCAGCAGCCTTAAGGACGCGGCGCTCTCGCTGGGCTACGTGACCCCCGAGGAGTTCGACGCCTGGGTGGTGCCGCTGGAGATGACGCGGAGCTGA
- a CDS encoding MFS transporter yields MGTLAGGWIVAVFSPPVAIVLDGLSFLAMAALLLAVRLPGRGANVGPRPSVVTDVVSGLRLMRRSRVLTLVPVIGFVLNATLAPVTVITPKLMETLGAGAKGYGLFLALESGGMLLSGALIAVLGNRLPPRRATAAGLVLAALVYAVMWWRPALPVLLTCAVVLGFAFGILNTPLNTLMQRMVPAEYLGRVFSVLGTGATLGMPLSLLLLSPLLDRTAPALWFGVASVLMLGGALAWILVALSERVTPDLRAPTPVPGPVTTAAD; encoded by the coding sequence GTGGGCACACTGGCCGGGGGCTGGATCGTGGCCGTCTTCTCGCCGCCCGTCGCCATCGTGCTCGACGGGCTGAGCTTCCTCGCTATGGCGGCCCTGCTGCTGGCGGTGCGGCTGCCGGGGAGAGGAGCGAACGTCGGTCCCCGTCCGAGTGTGGTGACTGACGTGGTGAGCGGCCTGCGCCTGATGCGCCGTTCCCGCGTGCTGACGCTGGTGCCCGTCATCGGCTTCGTCCTGAACGCGACCCTGGCCCCCGTGACGGTCATCACGCCGAAGCTGATGGAGACGCTGGGGGCGGGCGCGAAGGGCTACGGCCTCTTCCTCGCGCTGGAGAGCGGGGGGATGCTCCTCTCCGGCGCACTCATCGCCGTCCTCGGCAACCGCCTCCCGCCCCGCCGCGCGACCGCCGCCGGACTCGTCCTCGCCGCCCTCGTCTACGCGGTGATGTGGTGGCGGCCCGCCTTGCCCGTGCTGCTGACCTGCGCGGTGGTGCTGGGCTTCGCCTTCGGCATCCTGAATACGCCGCTGAACACGTTGATGCAGCGCATGGTGCCCGCCGAGTACCTGGGCCGCGTCTTCAGCGTGCTGGGCACCGGGGCCACGCTGGGAATGCCGCTGAGCCTGCTCCTCCTCTCTCCGCTGCTCGACCGCACGGCTCCGGCCCTGTGGTTTGGCGTCGCCTCGGTCCTGATGCTCGGTGGTGCCCTCGCCTGGATACTCGTCGCCCTGTCGGAGCGCGTGACGCCGGACCTGCGTGCCCCCACCCCTGTTCCCGGCCCCGTGACCACCGCCGCCGATTAG
- a CDS encoding ArsR family transcriptional regulator, which yields MADSTQAALLLDVELRPLLSLLMQSPHTASEAAAGLAVNLQRAHYLLGKLERAAIAEVVEVRPRAGRAVKRYGVPPRWFIPYEVTGAETLEAFLGGQILPRVERFTRLSIGLLRDADDRWGFWLEQGEEGSTLSMGSPSRRGNEVFDQDEPFLLNIGSLRLTREQAGDLKRRLLTVLEEFQMQDTPEAPLHTVALMLVRGDVG from the coding sequence GTGGCAGACAGCACGCAGGCCGCCCTGCTGCTGGACGTGGAGCTACGCCCGCTCCTCAGCCTCCTCATGCAATCGCCCCATACGGCGAGTGAGGCGGCGGCTGGATTGGCGGTCAACCTCCAACGCGCCCACTACCTCCTCGGCAAATTGGAGCGGGCGGCCATCGCGGAGGTCGTGGAAGTCCGTCCGCGCGCTGGGCGGGCGGTCAAACGCTACGGGGTGCCGCCGCGCTGGTTCATCCCCTACGAGGTCACGGGGGCGGAGACGCTGGAGGCGTTTCTGGGCGGTCAGATTCTCCCGCGTGTGGAGCGGTTCACCCGCCTGAGCATCGGCCTCCTGCGCGACGCCGACGACCGCTGGGGCTTCTGGCTGGAGCAGGGCGAGGAGGGCAGCACGCTCAGCATGGGATCACCCAGCCGCAGGGGGAACGAAGTCTTCGACCAGGACGAGCCGTTTCTCCTGAACATCGGTAGCCTGCGCCTCACGCGCGAGCAGGCGGGCGACCTCAAGCGGCGGCTCCTTACCGTGCTGGAGGAGTTCCAGATGCAGGACACACCCGAGGCCCCACTCCACACCGTCGCCCTGATGCTTGTGCGTGGTGACGTGGGCTGA
- a CDS encoding YpdA family putative bacillithiol disulfide reductase, whose product MSGLFDVAIVGAGPVGLAAAIACKRAGLTYVVLEKGCVVNAIFEYPTYMTFFTTAPELEIGNHPMVTGHDKPDRRDALMYYRLVTQREGLNVRQYTEVTAVHAAPAGFTLEVETQDGTPGVVEARRVVVATGYYDNPLHIGIPGEDSENVSHYYTEAHPFMGLNVTVIGAGNSAADAALDLWRGGANVTMVVRAPELKSTIKYWVRPDLENRIKEGSIAAHFNSRVVEIHPGHVLVQREDGTTSRLPTHFTFALTGYRPDLSFLAGLNLATQPDECLVMSEHYESSVPGLFVVGSAGFAGKTNQVFIENGRHHATAAVTEIVRQLQDVREVAPLVR is encoded by the coding sequence ATGAGTGGACTCTTCGACGTTGCCATCGTGGGGGCCGGGCCGGTGGGCCTCGCCGCCGCCATCGCCTGCAAGCGCGCGGGATTGACCTACGTGGTCCTCGAAAAGGGCTGCGTGGTGAACGCCATCTTCGAGTACCCGACGTACATGACCTTCTTCACCACGGCCCCCGAGCTGGAGATCGGCAATCACCCGATGGTCACGGGCCACGACAAGCCCGACCGCCGCGACGCGCTGATGTACTACCGCCTCGTCACCCAGCGCGAAGGGTTGAACGTCCGGCAGTACACGGAAGTGACGGCGGTCCACGCGGCCCCGGCGGGCTTCACGCTGGAGGTCGAGACGCAGGACGGCACGCCGGGCGTCGTCGAGGCACGGCGCGTGGTCGTGGCGACCGGGTACTACGACAACCCGCTTCACATCGGCATCCCCGGAGAGGACAGCGAGAACGTCTCGCACTACTACACGGAGGCTCACCCCTTTATGGGCCTGAACGTCACCGTGATCGGGGCGGGCAACTCGGCAGCGGACGCGGCCCTCGACCTGTGGCGCGGCGGGGCGAACGTGACGATGGTGGTGCGGGCACCTGAGCTGAAATCCACCATCAAATACTGGGTGCGCCCAGACCTCGAAAACCGCATCAAGGAGGGCAGCATCGCCGCGCACTTCAATTCGCGGGTGGTGGAGATTCATCCCGGCCACGTCCTCGTCCAGCGGGAGGACGGCACGACCTCCCGGCTGCCCACCCATTTCACCTTCGCGCTGACGGGCTACCGCCCCGACCTCTCCTTCCTCGCGGGCCTGAACCTCGCCACCCAGCCCGACGAGTGCCTGGTCATGAGCGAGCATTACGAGAGCAGCGTCCCCGGCCTCTTCGTGGTCGGCTCGGCGGGCTTCGCGGGGAAGACGAATCAGGTCTTCATCGAGAACGGGCGGCACCACGCCACCGCCGCCGTCACCGAAATCGTCCGGCAGCTTCAGGACGTGCGCGAGGTCGCCCCGCTGGTCCGCTGA
- a CDS encoding VanW family protein yields the protein MALLHRSAAVLVSVLLGGAFAQTSVDIPALPLPTAPTTPTIPAPDPVPAPVPAPVPAAPTPAPVAPVTPAPTPAPTPTPALTPAPAATPAPAPVRASAPLLITVEAQWPALVGGKKTTVPFSRTLTLPGPRVAELRARGTVTPSLDADLRKFLSELPRTPQDARFENLWNGWAVVQRNGLKVDEARTRENILAALKDPRGVKANIVVTGQAAPKRTLDYFLSRGITAHLGTGETNYHGSSPERMTNIHVGAVRFRDRLIESKMVSFNQIVGPVTARGGFVPGLVIAGERTASGLGGGICQVSTTVFRTLYNAGLPVLERQNHSYQVHYYEPQGLDATIYQPYLDLKFANNTGGALWFQSEWNDEESRLSISVFGKARDFTVEVGTPRTLRTTPAPADRVIRDASLRDGERKQVDWAAPGAVMEVTRKFIRNGQTFKQDTLKSSYRPWPNIFLVGTR from the coding sequence ATGGCCCTGTTGCATAGGAGCGCCGCCGTCCTCGTGAGCGTGTTGCTGGGAGGTGCGTTCGCGCAGACGAGCGTGGACATTCCCGCGCTGCCCCTTCCGACTGCGCCCACCACGCCGACGATCCCGGCCCCCGATCCCGTTCCGGCCCCAGTCCCGGCCCCCGTGCCCGCCGCGCCGACGCCCGCGCCCGTGGCCCCGGTGACGCCCGCACCCACTCCGGCACCCACGCCGACGCCCGCCCTGACTCCGGCACCAGCGGCCACACCCGCGCCCGCCCCTGTCCGCGCCTCCGCCCCGCTGCTGATCACGGTGGAGGCGCAGTGGCCCGCGCTGGTCGGCGGGAAGAAGACGACGGTACCCTTCAGCCGCACGCTGACGCTGCCCGGCCCACGCGTGGCCGAGTTGCGGGCGCGCGGCACGGTCACGCCGAGCCTCGACGCCGACCTGCGAAAGTTCCTGAGCGAGTTGCCCCGCACCCCGCAGGACGCCCGCTTCGAGAACCTGTGGAACGGCTGGGCGGTCGTGCAGCGCAACGGGCTGAAGGTGGACGAGGCTCGGACCCGCGAGAACATTCTTGCCGCGCTGAAGGACCCGAGGGGCGTGAAGGCGAATATCGTCGTCACCGGGCAGGCGGCCCCGAAGCGTACGCTCGACTATTTCCTGTCGCGCGGCATTACCGCCCACCTGGGGACGGGCGAGACGAACTATCACGGCAGCAGCCCCGAGCGCATGACGAATATCCATGTCGGGGCCGTGCGCTTCCGCGACCGCCTGATCGAGAGCAAGATGGTCTCCTTCAATCAGATCGTCGGGCCGGTGACGGCGCGGGGCGGCTTCGTGCCGGGTCTCGTGATCGCCGGGGAGCGCACCGCGAGCGGCCTGGGCGGCGGTATCTGCCAGGTCAGCACGACGGTCTTCCGCACCCTCTACAACGCGGGCCTGCCCGTGCTGGAGCGTCAGAACCACTCGTATCAGGTCCATTACTACGAGCCGCAGGGCCTCGACGCCACGATCTACCAGCCCTATCTCGACCTCAAGTTCGCCAACAACACGGGCGGCGCGCTGTGGTTTCAGAGCGAGTGGAACGACGAGGAGTCGCGCCTCTCGATCTCCGTGTTCGGCAAGGCGCGCGACTTCACGGTGGAGGTCGGTACCCCGCGCACCCTCAGGACCACGCCCGCCCCCGCCGACCGGGTGATCCGGGACGCCAGCCTCCGCGACGGGGAGCGCAAGCAGGTGGACTGGGCCGCCCCCGGTGCCGTGATGGAGGTCACGCGCAAGTTCATCCGCAACGGGCAGACCTTCAAGCAGGACACGTTGAAGAGCAGCTATCGCCCCTGGCCGAACATCTTCCTGGTCGGCACGCGGTAA